One genomic segment of Brassica napus cultivar Da-Ae chromosome A3, Da-Ae, whole genome shotgun sequence includes these proteins:
- the LOC111203597 gene encoding precursor of CEP4-like, with translation MVNRGSSVTLLSGFLIILLVIQLHFDPTTAARHAPVVSWSPPEPHKDDFVWYHKINRFKNIEQDAFRPTHQGPSQGIGHKSPPGVS, from the coding sequence ATGGTGAATCGTGGTAGTTCAGTCACACTTTTGTCTGGTTTTCTTATAATTCTTCTAGTGATACAACTACACTTTGATCCCACGACGGCAGCTCGACATGCACCTGTTGTTTCCTGGTCACCACCTGAGCCGCATAAAGATGATTTTGTGTGGTACCACAAGATCAACCGCTTCAAGAACATAGAACAAGATGCGTTTAGGCCAACTCACCAAGGTCCTAGTCAAGGTATTGGACACAAGAGCCCTCCTGGTGTGTCTTAA